The nucleotide sequence aggcaatttaacatggccaattcacctaacctgtacatctttggactgtgggaggaaaccggagtacccggaggaaactgcaaactccacacagtcagtcgcctgaggcgggaattgaacccgggtctctggcgctgtgaggcagcagtgctaaccactgtgccgcccagtaaGTTACAACGCAGCATTTTTGTTAGGGACGTGTCACTGACAATAACAAGACGCCATTTttgataggggcatttaaacagatttggcgctgtgaggcagcagtgctaaccactgtgccgcccactgtgcctgCTAGTAAGTTACAACGCAGCATTTTTGTTAGGGACGTGTCACTGACAATAACAAGACGCCATTTttgataggggcatttaaacagattTGGTAAGCCGCCATCTTTAAATAGAGGCGCATCGCATGGACGGAGGGAACGCCATCTTTGATAGGGGCATTCTTCCACACGGCGCAGTCGCCATCATTGATAGGGGTATAGATCAGGGCGACTGTCCTGCCTATCctatgctgcttgacttgctccACGTTTCATCggctgactttccagcatctgccgtccacACCATCTGCAACTAAGGGTAGTTGTCAGCAATGGACCATGTTTAATTTCGGCATAGCGTTGGTGTGATGCCACATTTGATGTGGGCGTGTTATAGAAGCCGACGTGTCGCCATCTTTGATCGGGGCGTGTTGCGTCATCCGACGTGACGCCATATTTGTTAGGGACCTGTCAAAGAAACCGATCTGCCGCCATCTTTGATAGGGCGTGTCATTGGTGTCAGCGAGGCGCCATGTTTATTAGGGGCAGGTCTTCGGGACGCCATCGTTGATAGGGGCGTGTCGTGGAAGGCGACAAAACGCCATCCTTGTTATGGGGTTAAAAATCTCCCAACGccaagttgtagtccaacaggtttattcggacgcactagctttcggagtgctgcaccttcatcaggtggttgtgggggcGGAGGGGGCGTACCTTCGAGACGCCATCATTGATAGAGTCGCGTCATGAAAGTCGCCAGGCGCCATCTTTGTTGGGGGCGCGTCGCGGAAGCCGTTGGGACGCCATCTTTGTTAGGGGCACGAAGGTCTTCACGCGACGGTGAATTGAGTCGAGTGAGGATGGGCCGAGGGGTCCTGGAGCCGAGGTCGATGTAACTCTCCTTCCCCGCCCCTCCCCTTCCTTATGGAAGGGCCTCCGAGCAGTTTGTACGGTTCCTGCCCCTTGCTGGAGGACAGTTTCAGCCGCCTGTCCTCCCAGAGCAACATCTACGGCCTGAGCGCCTTCCCCAGGCCTGAGGGAGGCTGTGACCTCCTGACCGCCACCCTCAAGGGAAAGGTCATCAACTTCAGATACCAGACCCCCCGCCAGAAGATCCGGCCCCTGGCCAAGGAGGTGCAGTTCACCTACATCCCAGGTAATGGAGAGTGACCCTGTCCCtctgccccacccccatccccaccccactccctcaACTGACCACTCATTGTCCAGGCAGAATGGCCGGAGGGGCACCTGGACATACAACTGGTGTGGACAGGGTAGGTGCAGCTCACCTACATCCCAGGTAATGGAGAGTGACCCTGTCCCtttgccccacccccacccccatccccaccccctcaacTGACCACTCATTGTCCTGGCTGGAGGGGCACCTGGACATACAACTGGTGTGGACAGGGTAGGTGCAGCTCACCTACATCCCAGGTAATGGAGTGTGACCACCTCCTCTGACCCTGCACCTTGGTCAGCTCAGAATTCCTTCTGAACTGACCACTGATTGTCCAGGGAAACTGGCCGGAGGGGCTTGCAAGTGGACAATGTAGGTGCAGCGAAGTGGTTCACCCACATGGGGGAAGAGGCTAGGATCAGAGGACGTCATCTCGGAGTAAGTGGCCGCGCATTTgaaacagagataaagaggaattttctTGTggcagagggtaatgaatctgtggaattcttcacagCAGAGGGCAGTTGAGGCTGAATCATTAAAGTATACTCGaggctgagatggacacagtggctcagtgattagcactgctgcctcacagtgccagggacccaggtttcaattccaccctctaggtgactgtctgtgtggtgtttgcacattctcccagtgtctgtgtccgtttcctccgggtgctccggtttcctcccacagtccaaagatgtgcaggtcaggtggattggctgtggtaaaCGTGGGGTTTAAATCGGAGGGTCAGCACATGCTTGATGGGATGATTGGCCTCTTATCTGCACTGCAGGGACTctgtgatagatttttaatcagtaagggaatcaagttgGAGGAGAAGGGGCGGGGTGTTGACCGTTGCTGCTTCAAAGCTCACAATTTCAAAATCTCAGTTTGCAACTCCACCTGAGGTGCCAGTGTTCACCTTAGGAGACCTGCTTTTGATGCTCCCAGCTCCTGCCTGTGGTTTCCCAGAATCCTCCAGTGTCTAGCTGCCCATGCTGGAATGATTTAAAATGGGGAATGCACAGGAGGCCACAGAGTTCGAGGAGTTCAGGAAGGTTGTAGGGGTGGAGGAGATTAGGGAAGGTTGAGGACATGGAATGACTTAAAAATGAGCATCTTGAAGTTAAAATGTTGCCTTGACAGGGAGTCAGCAAACACAGCAATGATAACAGGGCAGGACTTGGTGTGAGTTAGAGCACAGACAATATGTGGGAGACGAGTCAGGATACTTGCGTTTATCTAGCACCTGTCTTGATAtgccaaagtgcttcacagccagtGGAACCACCGATTTGTCTTTAAGTGGGATTGTTGTCGTAATGTAGGAAACGCAACAATGGGATAAGTGAGCAGATAATCTATTTAAATGCTGTTTCAGGGATGGATAATGACTGGGAGATCTGTCCTGCTATTATCATATGGTCTTCTGCATTCAATTGAGAGGCAGACCAGAGGCCCTGGTTTAACATCTCCTCCAGAAGAATTTTGTTGGTGGTGGAATGAGAAAGGTTGTCATGGTGCTTGAGGCTGGGTTTAAGACTGGAAACATAGGAGACTATAAAATGAGGGAGTGCCAGTTATGTGAGAATAACATAGGGGACCTGCAGGAGGTAAGAGATGGTCAAGGCACTTGCAGTGTCTGAAAACCATGAGGCAAGAGGTGTAAGAGTCTTGGGGCTTGAACACAGGATCGATGCAATCTGCTCAAAACCTGCACCATGGATCCAGAGAGGAGTGTAAGAGATTGAGAGCTGGGTGTGTGACGTTGTGGAAATTCTTAAAATTGACCTTTTCCGTTCCCTCCTCAGTGGACGCAGAAATCGTATCTATTGATGCTTTCAACAAATCTGCACCGAAACGAGGTCTGGTTGTGGGAATAACCTTTATCAAGGTGAGGTCGCTGGTACTTTGCAAACTGCACGCTGGGTTCCAGTGGAAAGAGCTATATAGTTAGAAATctttccttttaaaacaaaatgcttctcAGTTTAAGAAAGAATTGACTTTTGTTTATTATTATGTGGGACGTGGACATCACTAGCAAGatcaatatttgttgcccatgctAAACTACTACTTAATTACTTTGTACATAAAGGTATTTTTATGAATATACATAGTCACTAAAacagtgaaaacaaaaatgctggaaattacagcgggtcaggcagcatccatggagagaagcAAACTAGCATTTTGAATCTCAAATCTCCGTGGATGCTgtatgacctgctgtgatctccagcattttttgttttcagtacagattccagcgtctgcaataATTTTCTCCAACTTAGTCACTAaatcagtttggttctgtacagtagcatgtgaaacaaacattggagtttgactttaTCCAACgaacaaacccaaggcatttctttCTTGCATGAGATTATATTCGAGGCTCAAAGAAATCTGATGACTGTacattgcccatccttaactgcccttgaactgatggTGTGTTAGGGCTATCtcggagggcagttgagagtcaaccacattgctgtgggtttggagtcacatattgtCCAgcctgggtaaggatggcagtgacAAATCATTGCCGGTTACCATTTCTGAGGCTGGCTTTATATTTTCTCTATTCATTTTAATGTAAATTCCATCTGTTGCCCTAATCGGATTTCACTCCTGTGTCCCCAGGGATTAGTCTGTGTCACTGGACTCCTGAGCTCATGACAGAATGCTGCTTCGTCACCGTTTCCTCTTTTCAATGGAATCTggcagaatctcagcaggtcacaAAGTGTGTGATGGCCAATGAATACAGTCACGTGCTCGATGATGTTAAATGCCTGGGATCCTGAGCTccacttcactctgaggttgaTTGTTGTtgctgcttttattttccacaggaCTCTGGCGATAAGGCAAGCCCGTTCCTCAACATCTATTGCGACTACGAGCCGGGATCTGAGTACAATTTGGACTCCATCGCCCGTGAGTCaatgtttgatttgttttttggCTCTCGGTCGATTTTAAGCAAGTCCCCCCTGGCCCCAGCCTCTGGGTCTGAGGGTTTCATGTCTAGGCCAGGAAGATGActactctgacaatgcagcactcctttgGTACTGACTGGGGGAATAACCTGAACTTCACTGTTCCTCAGGGACCCGTGACCTCCGactgcagttagcactgctgcctgacagcgccagggacctgggttcgattccagcctcaggcgactgtgcaaactccacacggacattctccccttgtctgcgtgggtttcccaaggccaatccaccctaacctgtacatctttgtgagtacaggttagggtggattggccttgggaaattgtcccgtagtgtccgaggatgtacaggttagggtggattgaccatgggaaattatcCCGTGGccgtctggggatgtgcaggctcaggtggattggccatgggaaattgtcctgtagtgtctagggatgtccaggttagggtggattggccatgggaaattgtcctgtagtgtccagggatgtacaggttagggtggattggccatgggaaattgtcctgtagtgtccagggatgtacaggttagggtggattggccatgggaaattgttctgtagtgtccggggatgtacaggttagggtggattggccatggaaaattgttctgtagtatccagggatttacaggttaggatggattggctgtgagaaattgtctcatagtgtccggggatgtacagattagggtggattggccgtgggaaatgatCCCGTAGTGTcctggatgtgcaggttaggggaattggccatgggcaatgcaaggttatagggatgggtctgggtgggatgctcttcggaggtccggtgtagactcaatgggctgaatggcctacttccacactgtaggggttctatgattctggcCTCAGGGCTGAGAGTGCGGACCACTGTTGATGCTTTCCATGTAATGGGGTAGGCAGGTTAAGGGGTGGATGGCTCAGAGTGCGTGAGGGTCACGGTGATGGTACCAGCTTAACCTGGTACGGACGGGGGGGACGCTGAGGGATTTTAACTGTATTCTGCGATGATTCTCTTTTGCAGAGAGTGGGCACTAACCTGTGCTTCTGTTTTTACAGAAAGTTGCCTTAACCTGGAACTCCAGTTCACCCCCTTCCAGTTGTGCCATGTGGAGTAAGTGCCTGGGATCTGCCTCTTTGCTTCACTTCCTTAGGTGCCCCCTTTTGGGTTAGAAACTAAACccaaacaaatacaaaataattctGATCCGCTGCCTTCCCATAAGCCCGAATGATATacgagcagaattaggctattctggggtgtcatgttgcggctttataggatgttggtgaggccacttttggaatactgcattcatatCTGGTCTCCCCACTATagaagagatgttgtgaaacttgaaagggttcagcaaggatgttgctggtactggagggtttgagctacagggagaggctgaataggctgggcctgttttccctggagtgtcagacgctgaggggtgacccttagaaaggtttataaaatcatgaggggcgtggatagggtgaatagacaaggtcttttccgcgggcggggagaccagaactagacggcattggtttagggtgagaggggaaagatataaaagggacctaaggggcaactgtttcccacagagggtggtacgtgtatggaatgagaggaAGTGGTTTAGGCTGgagcaattacaacattgaaaaagcatcaagatgggtacatgaataggaagggctccgagggatatgggccaaatgctgtcaaatggtaTTAAAttagtttaggacatctggtcaacaTGAACAGGTtgaaatgaagggtctgtttctgtgctgtaccactCTCTGACTATAACGCCCTTACATTCTCCGTGGTTTACAAAGATGCCCAAATAATGCATCTCCGGTCCCTCTCAGGAATCCAAATTCACCAGAAGTTCAAGCCTCCCAACACCAACAAAAGCGACTCTGCACCATTGGTCGAGTAACTGTAGTTAAGCTTGAATTTCTCACCAGTGGTGACCAGTGCCTCTATTAGTAATTATGGCTCCCCACTGTGTTCACGACAACTCTATGACTTGGCCTCCTATGACAATGAGTTccgcagatgtggtggaggcgttggcctagtggtattgtcatcaaactgttaatccaaagacccagactATATTTTGGTAATGAGGGTTCGAACCCCAGAATAATAgacagtgggaactgaacccattaAGAAATAAAAGTGATGACCGTGAataaattgtcaggaaaaacccttctggttcacctaatgccttgagggaaggaaactgccatcttacctggtctggcctacatgtgactccagacccacagcaaatgtgGTTAATTGTGAACTTCCCTCTAATTAATTAGGAATGGGACAGCAACACACTCATCTCGTCAATGAATTaaagattccccaccctctggctgaagaaatcccccttcatctcagttctaaagggttgtcccttcaccttGAGACTGTACCCTAGTCTTTTCTGTTAGCAGGCAGcgagggatgagcaataagtgcATACTGACCGATTCCTCCAGACGAGGAGAAAAATTAATATGCAGTTGAGTAGTGAACTCCAAATCATTCACTGGCAGGGAGTGTGGATGAGAGTGATTCCTGCTCAGGCACGGGAAGGAGAAAACATTTGGTGTTTGGATCATCACCGTCCAAAcctccagggatgtgcacatgTGGTGCAGCGGTGgggtccctatctctgagccaggaggcctgggttcaaatcccacccgtTGCAGAGGGTGAGTCATAACATCCTTAAACAGGTCAATTTTAGAAACTGTCTCCAACAGTTCAGTTTGTAATGTGCAGTGCCATAGCAACCCCAATCCTTTGGCAGATCAGTTGGCACTGACAGCGGGCGTGGTATTAGATTGGTGCCAACGTACAGGAATTTGACCCCCATTTTGGCTGGAGTAAATTTGGAACCTCTGTGCCCCTCGTCGGCAGCCTGGTGTAGGCAGCAGCACTGAGAGTCTGAGCTGCTGTCCAACTAAGAACTCCTGTAGTTTATCCAACAATGTAGCTTACAAGGAGAGAGTGAAAAGTACACCATTGAAATACTCGGGCTCTGTTGTGCACAGTGTTTGCTCGATGACCCGTGCTGCTGCTGTAGTGACTGCCCAACCTTGATCAACCCCTGAGGTTTCCCCAAGTGGTGGTCAGGAACCCGAGTGGGATCACGAGCTGACGTTTTGGGGACCCGCAAGCTCCCAGCAGCAATGGGCACCCGACACCAGTAAAACTGGGAACTGGTGTCGCATTTCATTGTTCCAGTGTGGGTCATTTCCATTTGTGTGCCTTCTCCTGCTGCCCGCTGGGGAGGGGCTGTGCCAACTTTCAGTGTTTGGAAAGCACTGTCCTAACTTACCACAGTCTGAGTCTTCAATCAACTGAGCGATGCCTTGAGCCCTCAGGATTTGgtggagccggtgttggactggggtggacaaagtttaaaaatcacacaacaccaggttatagtccaacaggtttattttggagcgctgctccttcatcagtggtccttcatcaccacctgatgaaggagcagtgctccgaaagctagtgcttccagataaacctgttggactataacctggtgttgtgtgatttttaagtttaagCCCTCAGGTGTTTGAAGGAGAGAATTGCTGATTTCTGTGACCTGCTGTGTGAGGAAGACCTCCCCGATTTCACTCCTGAGTGACCTGGCGTTAACAAcagggcaggggcagggtggCTTCCCCCGCCCCCTGGCCGACTTCACATTTCCCTTTTCCACATTCCAGGATCCAGGAACGGCAGCAGCGAGAGACCGTGTTCCTGCTCAGTGGCCACGACCACCAGATCCACCTGTACAAAGAGGTGAGCCCTTCCCCCATCCAACTGCGGCTCAGTTTCGCATCTTGTCAATTTCCCCGAGTGACCGCTgccttctgtctctctccttgtcTCACAGAACGAAACGCTGCATCAGTTTGAAGAAAGGCCGACGGGATTAATATTCCCCGAGTTAACAGGCCTACCCAGCCAGTAAGACCTCAGCATTGCTCGCACTGGTACATTGCGCGTGGACCTTGGGATGTTTTAGGTTAGGCCACAGCTCCGTGGCTCTCTGTGTGTTGCTCACAGATTCTCTCAGTAGAAccaggagaaggaggaggccattccgcccctcaggcctgctccgtctttcagtacgatcatggctgatctcatctcagcctcaactgtGCTCTTTCAACCCTTTACTAATTGAAAACTTGTCTATCTTCTCTGGTCCTCcttcatggctcagtggttaactctgctgcctcacagcgccagggacccagctttgattccaccctcgggcgactgtctgtgtggagtttgtgtcttttccctgtgtctgcgtgggtgcaggttagggtggattggccgtgataCATTGTCCAttatgtccaggaatgtgcaggataggtgggttagccaaggggAATGGAGGGTTacaagggggtgggtctgggtgggattctcgtCGgacggacggttggtgtggacttgatgggccaaatggcctacttccacactgtaacgatTCTATGATTAAATTAACTGTGTCCCACCATCTGGGAGAGTGAGTGCCTTGGAGAGGAGTAATTTCTCCGCACCTCTATTTCAAATCCGCCACCCCTTATCTTAAAACTGTGTCCTCTCGATCCAGACTCCCCAACttgaaacatcctctccacgCCTACGTTGTCGATCCCCTTGTAGTATCTTACAGATCTCACTTAAATCTCTCATTGCTCTAAACTCTAGAGGGTAtgggcctgaactgctcaatctctcatcACATGACAAATCCCTGGAGTCAATCTCGTGACCTACCCCTGACTTGCCTCTGGCTCCCTTTGAGTCTCATGTGCTGTCACTTTtggcttgtgtttttttttgtcgtCTCACTAGATGCTGTGGGAAGTGAGTGCTAATGCCTGTTTATCTCATGACAGTGTCCTCTGGCTAGATGTGGTCAATATTCCGGATTCGACCAGACGGTTGACAGCGTTTGGTTGTCAGAATGGGTTTGTGGGGATTTCTCACGTGGATCAGGAATCGAAAGGTCAGAACTGGACTGTTGCCGATCGCGACTAGCCTCCATCCCAACCTCTTCCCTGGCACTGTCGGCCCTACTTTCAGCTCACTACCTTTTTTGAGGTCTGGAATCTCCACCTGCCCCAGTTTGTCTTGCTTCCCCCTTGCCCCATGTCTCAGGCTGCCCCCTTTCCCCACCCCGCTCCCGGTGTTTGTGCATGTTTCTCACCCACTGTCTCCATTTGAAGTCCAGTTGTTCTGCAGAGTTGGGATGTACAACAGGATGGGCCGATTTCCACTGTCCTGCTCTTCGGGTTACCCACTGAGAACAGTGAGGGCTATTCAACCGGGCAAGGAGCACCGAGTGTCGGTGAGTGAATGAGAATGGGCCTCAATACCTTGACCGGCAAAGGTACAATGTTCACTCTACAATGATTTGTTTTAACACAAGTgcctcgctctttctctctccttctatAAGGTGTTCTTTAAAACCTACCATAtatatgagtcatagagatgtacagcatggaaacagacccttcagtccaactcgtttatgccgaccagatatcctaacccaatcttgtcccacctgccagcacctggcccatatccctcacttcctctggcagctcattccatttacgcaccaccctctgtatgaaaaagttgccccttaggtttcttttttttatatctttcccctctcaccttaaacctatgccctctggttttggactccccgaccccagggaaaagcctttgtctatttatcctacccatgcccctcatgattttataaaccttgataaggtcacccctcagtctccgacactccagggaaaacagccccatatACTTGAGTAATAGTTGATCTCACGTAAAAGTCAACCCCCTACTTTTGGCtaaataacctggaattttccacACGTCTCGTGTAAAAGTCGGCCCTAGTTCTTCACAGGTAACAGATCAGTGTTAATGTGAGTCAGTGTGCCGGCCGTCACATCCCACTCCAGCTTTCTAGTCTGCTGGTTGTTCTGATCCACTCCctgtcttccagtcctctggctgTTGGCTTCCACTCTGGGTTTTCATGATTACCATAATTCGTTATTTTTCTCCCTTTAATTCATTTAGAGATTGGCTGGGCTTCTGCTAATGGTACagtatgaatttcagcccctcaaaaatagTATCCATGTAGTAGTCAATaaatagctataaattctgtgtattacaatcgtgtactccacaaccacctggtgaaggagcagcgctccaaaagctagtgcttccaattaaagctgttggactataacctggtgttgtgtgatttttaacttcataaattTAAAGTAAGTCAAAAAAGGattgactattactcgagtatgcagaggagcctcaattatccaaaggacacgtggggagtattccatttgGTCAGTCAAATTCTGGATAGCGTGGTGTAGCTGAGCATTGGGACCATGCGATCTTACcagatattcggataatcaaggttcctctgtatactgtGTGTGGATTTAAAGTGGCTAAGTgtttagcactactgtctcacagcatcagggacccaggttcgattccagtctcgggccactgactgtgtgcagtttgcaccttccccgcccccccccccaccccgccaatccaaagatgtgcaggttagggtggattggccgtgggaaattatCCATAGTATCCAAGATGCGCAGGCTCATTGGATTATCCATtggcaatgcagggttacaggtaggtctggctgggatgcattttggagggtcggtgtcgactcgatgggccgaatggcctgactcCCCACTGTCAGGACTCAATGTCTTTGGCCAAATGTTTGGTTATTCATCGCTAATAATTCCTTCTACAGCTCTGATGTAAATTCCACACattctttctgtgtaaaaaaacaaaattgcccctcgtgtcttttttaactctctctcctcacaccttaaaaatgtgccctagTCTTGcaatcccctaccctggggaaaggacaGCAACCATTATCTCTGTCTATACCtcgcattattttataaatgtctataaggtcacctctcaatctcctacgcatCAGTGAAAACGTCCCCCAGCCTTTCTccacaactcaaaccttccaaacccagcaacaccctgggcaatctcctgaaccctctccagcttaataatatccttctgataactGGGCGACTTCTTCGGAGATGTGCCTCGTTCTCATTGGCACAGGGTTAGATGCCAGTCTCTGTGGATGTGGGTTGTATGCTCATAGTGCACGCCCTGAAATGCTGAGATCAACCCAGAGGTTCTTTGGAGCAgactgaagtcaccaggtaccccCTCTCTGAGATCAAAGTCAATAATTCTCATCTAGTCTGTTCAGcaggtttggtaagataggaTGCTGTATATGAGTGTGGTGAGATAACTAGTTAATAAGGCCATTAACAAAGATTAATCCCCCTTAATACACAGCTCActgctgcctagcaagaatcCTACCTCCGCACCCAGGGCACACATGTCGTTGAGCCCTGGGGAGTTttatcgaacagagagacctaggggtccaggtacataattctttgaagcttgcatcacatatagacaggtgAATAGGATGGCATTtgggacacttgccttcattgcctttgaggataggagttgggacgtcatattgaggttgtaaaggacattggcgagacctcttctagagtactgtgtccaggtctggtctccctgttataggaaggatattaaattggagaggactCAGAAaaaacttaccaggatgttgctgggaagggaggtttgagttgtaaagaggggctgggacgtttttcattggagcgcaggaggttgggggggtgaccttacagaggtttctaaatcatgaggggcatgggtagggtgaatggccaaggtcttttccctagagtgggggagtccagaactagagggcataggttgaaggtgagagggtaaagatttaaaagggacctgaggggcaacctttttgaatcagagggtggtgtgtgtatggaatgagctgccagaggatgtggtggaggctggttcggGTACAAcagtttaaaagacttttggataagttcatgagtaggaaaggtttagaggaatgattagagtggtgctggaaaagcacagcagatcaggcagcatccaaggagcaggaaaatcttgactctaatgtccagcatctgcagtccttatttccgcttaaggtttcgagggatatgggccaaacgcagggaaATGGGACGAGTCCAGTTTGAGAAACCTGGTCGgcagggacaggttggaccgaagggtctgtttctgtgctgagtgATTCTAATTTGTTTCTCTGTATGCACCTCAGAAACAGGGCAACATCCAACCTTTCCAATTCCAATGTTTTCctctaccccctccccccaccttctctCTCTATTTACTGCAGATTCTGATGCAGCCAAAGCTGATGCCTCTTTGGAGAACTATAACCTGCTTGTGACCTCCGCCATCGAGCTCTCTGTAGTTTACAGGTGAGTCGTCTTGGCA is from Chiloscyllium plagiosum isolate BGI_BamShark_2017 chromosome 41, ASM401019v2, whole genome shotgun sequence and encodes:
- the kptn gene encoding KICSTOR complex protein kaptin isoform X2 yields the protein MEGPPSSLYGSCPLLEDSFSRLSSQSNIYGLSAFPRPEGGCDLLTATLKGKVINFRYQTPRQKIRPLAKEVQFTYIPVDAEIVSIDAFNKSAPKRGLVVGITFIKDSGDKASPFLNIYCDYEPGSEYNLDSIAQSCLNLELQFTPFQLCHVEIQERQQRETVFLLSGHDHQIHLYKENETLHQFEERPTGLIFPELTGLPSHVLWLDVVNIPDSTRRLTAFGCQNGFVGISHVDQESKVVLQSWDVQQDGPISTVLLFGLPTENSEGYSTGQGAPSVDSDAAKADASLENYNLLVTSAIELSVVYRDVLKNGLSDQAILPESDQFDSVLCALVTDVDFDGVKEILLGTYGQELLCYKSCTMGAPDPEAVESGLAPRLRGEFRLLWKRSFQSPLLSLAYVDLTCDGLSELAVGSLKGLHILQLPYCHFRRHLRVSHIAVGLESHVGQASTVSPRQPAWS
- the kptn gene encoding KICSTOR complex protein kaptin isoform X1, encoding MEGPPSSLYGSCPLLEDSFSRLSSQSNIYGLSAFPRPEGGCDLLTATLKGKVINFRYQTPRQKIRPLAKEVQFTYIPVDAEIVSIDAFNKSAPKRGLVVGITFIKDSGDKASPFLNIYCDYEPGSEYNLDSIAQSCLNLELQFTPFQLCHVEIQERQQRETVFLLSGHDHQIHLYKENETLHQFEERPTGLIFPELTGLPSHVLWLDVVNIPDSTRRLTAFGCQNGFVGISHVDQESKVVLQSWDVQQDGPISTVLLFGLPTENSEGYSTGQGAPSVDSDAAKADASLENYNLLVTSAIELSVVYRDVLKNGLSDQAILPESDQFDSVLCALVTDVDFDGVKEILLGTYGQELLCYKSCTMGAPDPEAVESGLAPRLRGEFRLLWKRSFQSPLLSLAYVDLTCDGLSELAVGSLKGLHILQHSLTQTASLVLERLRSQASALGKNLPPGPGSAELAKAGMDTQVASEPEETAGCHHQETVERSS
- the kptn gene encoding KICSTOR complex protein kaptin isoform X3, coding for MDAEIVSIDAFNKSAPKRGLVVGITFIKDSGDKASPFLNIYCDYEPGSEYNLDSIAQSCLNLELQFTPFQLCHVEIQERQQRETVFLLSGHDHQIHLYKENETLHQFEERPTGLIFPELTGLPSHVLWLDVVNIPDSTRRLTAFGCQNGFVGISHVDQESKVVLQSWDVQQDGPISTVLLFGLPTENSEGYSTGQGAPSVDSDAAKADASLENYNLLVTSAIELSVVYRDVLKNGLSDQAILPESDQFDSVLCALVTDVDFDGVKEILLGTYGQELLCYKSCTMGAPDPEAVESGLAPRLRGEFRLLWKRSFQSPLLSLAYVDLTCDGLSELAVGSLKGLHILQHSLTQTASLVLERLRSQASALGKNLPPGPGSAELAKAGMDTQVASEPEETAGCHHQETVERSS